A portion of the Candidatus Neomarinimicrobiota bacterium genome contains these proteins:
- a CDS encoding bifunctional (p)ppGpp synthetase/guanosine-3',5'-bis(diphosphate) 3'-pyrophosphohydrolase has translation MTWTLTEADPENYPKKFLVLLDAVRKYNDNIDNDIPLLWKAYQFAQNAHMGQFRRSGEPYFEHVYNTALILTDLSMDTITLCAALLHDVVEDTAISEEIIAEEFSPTIAFLVKGVTKIGGIKFNSEQEQQAENFRKMLLGVAEDIRVLIIKFADRLHNMRTLGSLPLVKQRRIAIETRDVYAPLAHRLGMYRLKMEMEDLALKYLEPRIFKFLEKKVSAKREELEAYINNFTGLIDKKLRENGIEAVIFGRLKHFYSIYNKMKKQNKPFEEIYDVLAIRVIVNTVAECYGSLGYIHQLFKPIPERFRDFIANAKSNGYQSVHSTVIGPGGKLIEIQIRTHEMHKKAEVGIAAHWKYKESKENDDSLDKHIQWLRDLVDMLKSDSANESDFMETLKIDLFKDEIFVFTPKGDLISLPKGSTALDFAFAVHTEIGLRCIGAKVNAKIVPLNTELSSGDQIEIITSANHSPSYNWLKYVRTNKARSRIRKWLQRNEFEQSVKLGEEILEKGLRRLKKSDKIKEVRERYQEMGYQTLDLFHQALGKGDLTLRDVVNTLLDDSGKPGDSEFTVAKILRPFTRTTQGVTVQGLDNVMVQFAKCCNPIPGDDIVGFITRGRGITVHRSNCKNIPKIESEQDRLIDVTWDLKSGRTFIVRLNIICEDRKNMMYDIVAVIREMNTNMLSVNFDVEGKLARGQVAIMVENVRHAGRIIAKIKKIPGILSVERI, from the coding sequence ATGACATGGACCCTGACAGAAGCGGACCCTGAAAATTATCCCAAGAAGTTTTTGGTGCTTCTGGATGCTGTCAGGAAATATAATGATAATATCGATAACGATATCCCCCTCCTCTGGAAAGCTTATCAATTTGCCCAAAATGCCCACATGGGACAGTTCAGGCGTTCCGGTGAACCGTACTTCGAACATGTCTACAATACAGCCCTGATTCTGACGGATCTATCTATGGATACCATTACCTTGTGTGCCGCCTTGTTGCACGATGTGGTGGAGGATACAGCCATTTCCGAGGAAATTATTGCCGAAGAATTTTCTCCCACCATTGCTTTTTTAGTGAAAGGCGTCACCAAAATCGGGGGTATCAAGTTCAACAGCGAACAGGAGCAGCAGGCTGAAAATTTCCGGAAAATGCTTCTGGGTGTGGCAGAAGATATCCGGGTGCTCATTATCAAATTTGCAGACAGGCTTCATAATATGCGCACCCTGGGATCTCTGCCCCTGGTCAAGCAACGGCGTATTGCCATTGAAACCCGCGATGTCTACGCACCTTTAGCCCACCGTTTGGGAATGTACCGCCTGAAAATGGAAATGGAAGATCTGGCCCTGAAATATCTGGAACCCCGGATTTTTAAATTCCTGGAAAAGAAAGTCAGTGCCAAACGGGAAGAACTGGAAGCCTATATCAATAATTTTACCGGACTTATCGATAAAAAACTCCGGGAAAACGGAATCGAAGCCGTCATCTTTGGACGCCTGAAGCATTTTTACTCCATCTACAACAAGATGAAAAAACAGAACAAGCCCTTTGAGGAAATTTATGATGTTCTGGCGATCCGTGTAATTGTAAACACTGTGGCGGAATGTTACGGTTCCCTGGGGTATATCCATCAGTTATTTAAACCGATCCCCGAGCGTTTCCGCGATTTTATCGCCAATGCCAAATCCAATGGGTATCAATCCGTTCATTCAACGGTTATCGGTCCGGGAGGAAAACTGATTGAAATTCAGATCCGGACCCATGAGATGCACAAAAAGGCGGAAGTGGGTATTGCGGCACACTGGAAGTACAAAGAATCCAAGGAAAATGATGACAGTCTGGATAAACATATTCAGTGGCTCAGAGATCTTGTTGACATGCTTAAATCCGATTCAGCCAATGAGTCGGATTTTATGGAAACCCTGAAGATCGACCTTTTCAAGGATGAAATTTTTGTTTTTACGCCCAAGGGGGACCTGATCAGTCTTCCCAAAGGATCCACAGCCCTTGATTTTGCCTTTGCCGTTCATACGGAAATCGGTCTGCGGTGCATCGGTGCCAAGGTCAATGCCAAAATTGTTCCTCTGAATACCGAATTGAGCAGTGGTGATCAGATAGAAATTATTACATCCGCCAACCACAGCCCAAGCTATAACTGGCTGAAATACGTCCGTACCAATAAAGCCCGTTCCCGAATCCGCAAATGGCTTCAGCGGAATGAATTTGAACAGAGTGTTAAGCTGGGTGAAGAAATCCTGGAAAAGGGACTCCGGCGGCTGAAGAAATCGGATAAGATCAAAGAGGTGAGGGAACGATATCAGGAAATGGGTTATCAAACCCTGGATCTGTTTCACCAGGCTCTGGGAAAGGGGGATCTGACACTCAGGGATGTGGTAAATACCCTGTTGGATGATTCGGGAAAACCCGGTGATAGTGAATTTACCGTGGCAAAAATCCTCCGTCCCTTTACCCGGACAACCCAGGGGGTGACCGTTCAGGGCCTGGACAATGTGATGGTCCAGTTTGCCAAATGTTGTAATCCCATCCCCGGTGATGATATTGTCGGCTTTATTACCCGGGGGCGGGGCATTACGGTCCATCGCAGCAACTGCAAAAACATTCCGAAAATTGAGTCTGAACAGGATCGGCTGATTGACGTTACCTGGGATTTGAAAAGCGGGCGAACTTTTATTGTCCGGCTCAATATCATTTGTGAAGACCGTAAGAACATGATGTATGATATTGTGGCAGTAATTCGTGAAATGAATACCAATATGTTGTCCGTAAATTTTGATGTGGAAGGTAAACTGGCCAGGGGACAGGTGGCCATAATGGTGGAAAATGTCCGTCATGCCGGACGGATTATAGCAAAGATCAAGAAAATTCCCGGGATTCTCTCGGTTGAACGTATTTAG
- a CDS encoding integration host factor subunit beta, producing the protein MTEITYTKKDVAVKLQNLMDLNLYVAEEMVDGLFSVLRELLMDETAEKVRIEIRNFGVFEVKPTQAKPMARNPRTNEIVHVPPRRKTHFKPGKILKEYLKTPLNSHE; encoded by the coding sequence ATGACTGAAATAACGTACACAAAAAAAGACGTTGCCGTAAAATTGCAGAACCTGATGGATTTAAACCTCTATGTTGCAGAAGAGATGGTGGACGGACTTTTTTCTGTCCTCCGGGAGCTGCTGATGGACGAAACGGCGGAGAAAGTCCGCATTGAAATCAGGAATTTTGGCGTGTTTGAAGTGAAACCCACCCAGGCGAAACCCATGGCACGGAACCCGCGAACCAATGAAATTGTCCACGTACCCCCCCGAAGGAAGACCCATTTCAAACCGGGAAAAATTCTCAAAGAATATCTGAAAACCCCGTTGAATAGCCATGAGTAG
- the ruvX gene encoding Holliday junction resolvase RuvX has protein sequence MSRILAVDYGHKRVGLALSDPLNVVATPLDTLQVDEEDLLLQALENLIVKWDVSQVLVGYPLGLRGVKTRQTLEVDRFVEALKKRISVPVTLWDERFTSVEAKNILRQKGLKPSENKGLVDQMSARIILQEYLDYGLKR, from the coding sequence ATGAGTAGAATTCTGGCCGTGGATTATGGTCATAAAAGGGTGGGACTTGCCCTTTCAGATCCGCTCAATGTTGTGGCAACCCCGCTGGATACTCTGCAGGTGGATGAGGAGGATTTGCTGTTACAGGCACTTGAAAATCTTATCGTAAAATGGGATGTAAGCCAGGTACTGGTGGGATATCCCCTGGGACTCCGGGGGGTTAAAACCCGTCAAACCCTGGAAGTGGACCGCTTTGTTGAGGCCCTGAAAAAGCGTATCTCCGTCCCCGTAACTCTATGGGATGAACGCTTTACCAGTGTCGAAGCAAAAAATATCCTCCGTCAGAAAGGGCTCAAACCTTCGGAAAACAAGGGCCTTGTTGATCAAATGTCTGCACGGATCATTTTACAGGAATATCTTGATTACGGATTGAAACGATGA